Part of the Aquimarina sp. MAR_2010_214 genome is shown below.
GATTTTGATGCTGACTTTAATGGTAAGTATGTTTTAGAAGTAACGCATGAACGCGATGGCTATTCTGGTTCTAATTCGTATAGTTTTGTTAAAGAAATTGATGCCGATTGTATAAATAGGCTTATAAAAATAGCCGAAAAAGTAAATACAAATATTGCAATTGCAATAGATAATACTTCACATAAAATTCCAGAAGTAAGAGCTGGACCAATCTCCTGATTGGAATTCAAAGCTTTTAAGGAATTCCTAAAAACTAATCATATTTTTAAAATAAGGCTTTTATCAATAGTTTGATAGAGCTTAATTACACAGTATTAAATAATTAAAAATAATTGTCAAATCTTGAGTACATATTATCATTACTCATTTTTAACAGATTTGACTAAAATAAATAAATAATGCAAAATAAAGGACTTGTTAGGGTATTTGCTATTTTATTTGGCTTGGTATGTATTTACCAATTGTCATATACATACATGGCCTACACAAAAGAGACAGAAGCTGAAGCCTTTGCACAGCAAAAATATCCGGAAAGCGTAAAAGACTATTCGAAATTAAGGGAGACCGCAGAGCGTAATTATTTAGATTCTATTGGTAAAGAAGAAATTTTTGCCGGTATTACATATAATGATGCAAAGGATAAAGAACTTAATAAGGGGCTTGACCTTAAAGGAGGGATTAATGTTATTCTACAGATCTCTGTAAAAGATATCTTAAGTGGGCTTGCTAATAAATCTAAAGACCCATCGTTTAATCAAGCATTACTTGCTACCGATGAGGTGCAGAAAAATAGCCAAAATAATTATATCGATGATTTCTTTACCGAATTTGAAAAAATCCCGGATGCAAAGCTAGCATCGCCGGATATTTTTGCAAACAAAAACTTAAGTGATGATATCACTTATGATATGACTAATGAACAGGTTGAGCCTATTCTGAAACGTAAGATTGATGAATCTGTAACATCAGCATTCGAAGTATTGCGTAAGCGTATTGATAAGTTTGGAGTTACACAGCCTAACATTCAACGTCTAGGGGAATCTGGTCGTATTTTGGTAGAACTTCCTGGTGCTAAAGATATAGAAAGAGTAAAAAGTTTGGTGACTAGTACAGCTCAATTAGAATTTTGGGATGTATATAAAATGGAAGAAGTTTTTAATCACCTTATTGCAGCCAATAATTTGATTAAAGAAGATCTTGAAGGTGTAGATAAAATAAAGGAAAAAGTTGCAGAGACTAATGAAGCAGTAGTAGATTCTACAGAAGTAGATACTGCAAAAGTTGATTCTACAACAACTGATGCAGATGCAGCTATTGAAAACTTATTAGAGGATGCAGAAGATTCTACAGATATTGAAACACAGGTAAATCCATTATTTGATCTAATTGTAGGACAAGGAAGACAAGGAGGGCCTGTAGTAGCTACTGTAGAGAAGAAGAATGCAGATCAATTTTTGGCATACCTTAATGATCCTAGGGTAAAAGCTTTATTACCGGTAGAACAGCGTTTTGTGAAATTTGCCTGGGGAAAACCTGAAAAAGATTCTGAGTTTTTAGATTTATATGCTATAAAAGGAAATAGAGATAATGAGCCAGAATTAAGTGGTGGTGTTATTACAGATGCAAGACAAGAATATAGCCAACTAGGTAAAGTAACAGTTACCATGCAAATGGATGGTAAAGGAGCTAAAAAATGGGAAGAAATGACTGGTCGTGCTTTTAGTCAAAGCAGTCAGATAGCTGTGGTATTAGATGATATAGTATATTCTGCACCAGGTGTTACAACAGGAGCGATTAGTGGAGGAAGAAGTGAGATTACTGGAGACTTTTCTATAGAAGAAGGTCAGGATTTAGCAAATGTATTAAGAGCAGGTAAATTACCAGCCTCTGCAGATATTATCCAAAGTGAAGTAGTGGGGCCATCATTAGGTCAAGAAGCTATTGATAGTGGTATCATGTCTTTTGCAATAGCATTAGTATTGATTTTGATCTGGATGGTATTTTACTATGGTAAAGCGGGACTTTTTGCAGATGTAGCTTTGGTAGTTAATATCTTATTCATTTTTGGAGTATTAGCAGGATTAAAAGCGGTATTAACGCTTCCTGGTATTGCAGGTATCGTATTAACAATTGGTATGTCGGTTGATGCAAACGTATTGATATTTGAACGAATTCGAGAAGAGCTGGCAAAAGGAAAATCTCAAGTAGATGCTATAAAAGATGGATTTAGTAATGCATTATCATCGATACTTGATGCGAATATAACTACAGGTCTTACAGGTCTTATCTTATTAGTTATTGGTACTGGACCAATTAAAGGATTTGCGACTACCTTATTAATAGGTATTTTAACCTCTTTGTTTACTGCGATTTTTGTAACCAGATTATTTATAGATGGTTATGGTAAAAATGGTAAAGAACTAGCGTTTTCTACAGGAGCAACCAAAAATTTATTTAAGAACGTTAATGTTAATTTCTTAAAGAAGCGTAAAATTGCCTACGTCATTTCTGGTATTATTATCGTAGCTGGTATTGGTTCTTTATTTACCAATGGCCTGGATCAAGGGGTGGATTTTGTAGGAGGAAGAACGTATACTGTTCGTTTTGCAAAAGATGTTGTTCCTACAGTAGTTGAGAAAGATCTTGTTGCTGCGTTTGAAAGTGCACAAGCAAAGACCTATGGGACAAATAATCAATTAAAAATTACAACAAAGTATAAAGTTGATGAAACAGGTGAAGAAGTAGATGCAGAAATTTCAAATAAATTATTTACAGCTTTACAACCTTATTTAACAGATGGATTAACGTATGATCAGTTTGCTAATGGCGGAGATGATAAGCAAGTAGGTATTATGCATTCTATGAAAGTAGGACCAACAATTGCAGATGATATTAAGCAAGCAGCTTTCTGGTCTGTACTTGCGTCTCTTATAGTTGTATTCTTATATATCTTATTGAGATTTAGAAGATGGCAGTTTAGTTTAGGTGCAGTTGCAGCGGTATTCCATGATGTATTGATTGTGCTGGGGATATTCTCTATAACCTATAAATTTATGCCCTTTAACATGGAAATTGACCAGGCATTTATTGCAGCTATCCTTACCGTAATTGGATACTCATTAAATGATACCGTGGTTGTATTTGATAGAATTAGGGAGTTTTTAAATGAACATACTTCCTGGCCATTAGATAAAAGTGTTAATGGGGCTTTAAATAGTACATTAAGTCGTACTTTAAATACATCTTTAACCACATTATTGGTACTTATCGCGATCTTTATATTTGCAGTACCTTTAAGAGGGTTTATGTTCTCATTAATTATTGGTGTGATTATAGGTACCTATTCGTCACTATTTATTGCAACTCCGGTAATGTATGATACAGTACGTAAAGTTGGTTTAAAAACTAAAGAAAAAGAAACTGAAGAGAAGAAGTAATCTCTTTGAGATCTATAATTACAAAAAATCCTTTCTAAGCAATTAGAAAGGATTTTTGTTTACTATTATTTTTAGACCTCATAAGTTTTTAAAAACCTATGAGGTCTAATTGTTTTTTTTACATTTTGGTGAAAGAAATAGAATCACCAGCCTTAAGATTCCAGGTGTCAGTAAGTTTGGCATTAACT
Proteins encoded:
- the secDF gene encoding protein translocase subunit SecDF; the protein is MQNKGLVRVFAILFGLVCIYQLSYTYMAYTKETEAEAFAQQKYPESVKDYSKLRETAERNYLDSIGKEEIFAGITYNDAKDKELNKGLDLKGGINVILQISVKDILSGLANKSKDPSFNQALLATDEVQKNSQNNYIDDFFTEFEKIPDAKLASPDIFANKNLSDDITYDMTNEQVEPILKRKIDESVTSAFEVLRKRIDKFGVTQPNIQRLGESGRILVELPGAKDIERVKSLVTSTAQLEFWDVYKMEEVFNHLIAANNLIKEDLEGVDKIKEKVAETNEAVVDSTEVDTAKVDSTTTDADAAIENLLEDAEDSTDIETQVNPLFDLIVGQGRQGGPVVATVEKKNADQFLAYLNDPRVKALLPVEQRFVKFAWGKPEKDSEFLDLYAIKGNRDNEPELSGGVITDARQEYSQLGKVTVTMQMDGKGAKKWEEMTGRAFSQSSQIAVVLDDIVYSAPGVTTGAISGGRSEITGDFSIEEGQDLANVLRAGKLPASADIIQSEVVGPSLGQEAIDSGIMSFAIALVLILIWMVFYYGKAGLFADVALVVNILFIFGVLAGLKAVLTLPGIAGIVLTIGMSVDANVLIFERIREELAKGKSQVDAIKDGFSNALSSILDANITTGLTGLILLVIGTGPIKGFATTLLIGILTSLFTAIFVTRLFIDGYGKNGKELAFSTGATKNLFKNVNVNFLKKRKIAYVISGIIIVAGIGSLFTNGLDQGVDFVGGRTYTVRFAKDVVPTVVEKDLVAAFESAQAKTYGTNNQLKITTKYKVDETGEEVDAEISNKLFTALQPYLTDGLTYDQFANGGDDKQVGIMHSMKVGPTIADDIKQAAFWSVLASLIVVFLYILLRFRRWQFSLGAVAAVFHDVLIVLGIFSITYKFMPFNMEIDQAFIAAILTVIGYSLNDTVVVFDRIREFLNEHTSWPLDKSVNGALNSTLSRTLNTSLTTLLVLIAIFIFAVPLRGFMFSLIIGVIIGTYSSLFIATPVMYDTVRKVGLKTKEKETEEKK